In Drosophila nasuta strain 15112-1781.00 chromosome 2R, ASM2355853v1, whole genome shotgun sequence, a single genomic region encodes these proteins:
- the LOC132786625 gene encoding abasic site processing protein HMCES, whose amino-acid sequence MCGRTCLTLDPDQVLCACKYPNEKLQDDAKQQKFATPEWRAEFNLGRRYQASYNIAPTDITPVIVSAAHFAEAAEDQKGTDRIVMPMMWGMIPPWHKGDYRKHGLTTNNCRLEHLMDSKLYRGPFKRGQRCVVLCEGFYEWQTTKQAKPSDREAYLLYVPQEADVKIHDKSTWSPSNVKLLRMAALFDVWQDENGDKMYSYSIITFESTKIMSWMHYRMPAILETEQQMNDWLHFKHVSDSKALAALRPATGLQWHRVGKLVNNSRNKSDECNKPFEAASKPEKPKGMLAWLTGNKQKLHQNKTTNDEVVIKEETAKRSVDEISPTAAESAAKRTCCAPIQIAPPALKSEHEIKLESTES is encoded by the exons ATGTGTGGACGCACTTGCCT AACACTCGATCCCGACCAAGTGCTGTGTGCGTGCAAATATCCAAATGAGAAGCTCCAAGATGACGCCAAGCAGCAGAAATTCGCAACTCCAGAATGGCGCGCAGAGTTCAATTTGGGCCGCCGATATCAAGCCTCTTATAACATTGCGCCCACCGACATAACACCGGTGAT CGTGTCAGCTGCGCACTTCGCAGAAGCCGCAGAGGATCAAAAGGGAACAGATCGCATTGTTATGCCCATGATGTGGGGCATGATTCCTCCGTGGCACAAAGGAGACTATCGCAAGCATGGACTAACCACGAACAATTGTCGGTTGGAGCATTTAATGGACTCCAAACTGTATCGCGGACCCTTTAAACGTGGCCAACGTTGTGTCGTTCTTTGCGAAGGTTTCTACGAGTGGCAGACTACAAAGCAGGCAAAACCATCCGATCGTGAGGCTTACTTGCTCTATGTGCCACAGGAGGCAGATGTAAAAATTCACGACAAAAGCACTTGGTCGCCATCAAATGTAAAACTTCTGCGAATGGCAGCCTTGTTTGATGTATGGCAGGACGAGAATGGCGACAAAATGTATAGCTATAGCATCATCACCTTCGAATCCACGAAAATAATGTCCTGGATGCATTATCGTATGCCGGCTATACTCGAAACAGAACAGCAAATGAAT GATTGGCTGCACTTTAAGCATGTAAGCGATTCGAAAGCTTTGGCAGCACTTCGACCGGCGACTGGCTTACAGTGGCATCGTGTTGGCAAATTAGTGAATAATTCGCGCAACAAAAGCGATGAGTGCAACAAGCCTTTTGAGGCAGCTTCCAAGCCTGAAAAACCCAAAGGGATGTTGGCTTGGTTAACAGGCAATAAGCAGAAGCTacatcaaaacaaaacgacaaaCGATGAAGTAGTTATTAAAGAAGAGACCGCTAAACGCAGTGTCGATGAGATTTCTCCAACTGCAGCTGAAAGCGCCGCCAAGCGGACGTGTTGCGCACCAATCCAAATAGCGCCTCCAGCGCTTAAAAGCGAACACGAGATTAAGTTGGAGTCCACCGAAAGTtaa